Below is a genomic region from Chthoniobacterales bacterium.
CCGGCGGCGACCGCGCCGATTCGCCTCGCCCAGGAGCGGGGTTCGCAGAAGGGCGTGCTGGTGTTCCTGCCGATCTACCGGGGCGAGCCACAGACGCTCGAGGCCCGGAGGGCGGACCTGCGCGGGTTTGCGGTGGCGGTCTTTCGCATCGGCGATCTCGTGAAGGGTTCGCTGAACGCCGCCGCCAGTAATGGCCTCGCGGTGCGCCTCTTCGACGGAGACGAGGAAATCTATCGCAATGGCGACGGTCGGTCGGAAGGCGGCTGGGAGACGACGTTTGACGTCGCGGGCCGCACGTGGCGGATCGTGTTCACGCCCACGGCGGCCTTCACCGGCGGGCGGCCGGTTTTCTGGCAGGGCTGGGCGGCGCTCGCCGCGGGGTTCGTCATCAGCGGATTGCTGGCGGTTTCGCTGTGGGGCTACGGGCGCCGGTTGAGGGCCGGAGACGAGGCAAATCGCGCGCTTCGGGCCGAGGTGGCGATCCGTCAGCGGGCCGAAAGCGAGGCCGAGGCCGCGAACCGCGCGAAGTCGGAGTTCCTCGCGAACATGAGCCACGAGATTCGCACGCCGCTCAACGCCATCGCCGGCTACTGCCAGATCCTGCTGCGTAACGGCGCGCTCGGTGCGTTCCAGCGCGACGCCGTCACGACGATCGCGAGCAGCTCCGACCATTTGCTGCATCTCATCAACGAGATTCTCGACCTGTCGAAGATCGACGCGGGTCGCATGGAGGTGAGCGAGGGCGACTTCGATCTCGCGGGAATGGTGACGGAGCTGAAGGGAATGTTTCAGCCGCCGTGCGAGGACAAGCTGCTCGGGCTGCGCATGGAGGGACTCGAGGGGCGCAGCCGGGTGGCGCTGCATGGCGACAGCGGCAAGCTGCGCCAGGTGCTCATCAACCTGCTCGGGAACGCCGTGAAATTCACCGAGCGCGGATGCATCACCCTGCGCGTGAGCGAGGGGCCGGAGGACCGATGGAGCTTCGAGGTCGAGGACACCGGGCCCGGCATTCCCGAGGACATCCAGGGGCGAATTTTTCAGCCGTTTCAGCAGGGCGAGAATGCCGGAGGGCGCGGCGGGACGGGCCTCGGGCTGGCAATCGCGCGCCGGCAGGTCGAGCTGCTGGGCGGCGCGCTTGCGGTGAGTTCCGCGGCCGACCGCGGGTCGCGATTCTCTTTCACGCTGCGGCTTCCCGCGGCCGTCGGCGAGGAGGCGGCGACCGAGAATGCGGTGGAGCATCTCGCGCCCGGTTACGAGGTGCGTGCCGCGGTGGTCGACGACATTCGCGAGAACCGGGAAGTGCTTTCGACAATGCTGGCGATGGTCGGTTGCGAGATCGTGCTCGCGGAAAACGGACGGCAGGCCGTGGAGGTCGTGCGCGCCTCCCGACCGGACATCGTCTTCATGGACATGCGACTCCCGGAGATGGACGGACTCGAGGCGACGCGGCAGATCGTCGCGGAATTCGGAGGCTCGGGGATCAAGATCGTGGCGACATCGGCCTCGGCCCTCGACCACGAGCGCAACCGCTACCTCGAAGCGGGCTGCGACGATTTCGTGGCGAAGCCGTTTCGCGCCGAACGCATTTTTGGGAGCCTCAAGGCCCTGCTCGGCGTCGAGTTCGTGCGCTCCGAGGCTTCGCGCAAGGAGGCCGATGCCCCGCCGCTCGACCTCGCGCAGATCGTCCTGCCGGAAGACCTCTCCGCCCGGCTCGTCATGGCCGCCGAACTGCACAGCGCCACCGTGGTGAAGAATTGTTTGAAGGAACTCGAGGAACTGGGGCCGAATGGCAGCCGGCTCGCCGGGCATTTGCGCGGCTTCCTCGCGAGTTACGACATGGAAACCATCCAGCGCGTGGTCGCGCAGGTCCCGATCGAAGAATCCGCATGAATCCGTCCGATAAAATTCTCATCGTCGACGACACCCCGACGAATATTCGCATTCTCACCGAGGCGCTCGAGCCGCTCGGTTACGAGATCCTCGCGGCATCGAATGGCGAGCAGGGCCTGAAGATCGCGGCCCGATCGCGGCCATCGCTCATCCTGCTCGACGTCGTGATGCCCGATCGCGATGGCTACTCGGTCTGCCGCGCCCTCAAGGCGGACGAGGCGACGCGCGAGATTCCCGTTCTTTTCGTGACGGCGAAGGAGGAGACGCGGCATGTGCTGAAGGGGTTCGAGGCCGGCGCGGTCGACTACATCCCGAAGCCGTTCCAGGTCGAGGAGGTCGCCATTCGCGTCGAGAATCATCTCAAGATCAGCCGGCTCACCCGGCAATTGCAGGAGCGCAACGCCCAGCTCGAGGCGGAGAGCGCCCGTCGCCGGGCCGTGGAGGCCGACAAGCACAGGGTCGACGAACGGCTCGAGCTTCTCGGCGAGCAGGAGGCGAAGCGCTGGGGGCTGGGGGGATTCGTCGGTCGGAGCCGGCTCGTGCGCGAGGTGCTGGCGAATATCGAGCGCCTGCAGGCTTTTCCGGGCACCAATGTCCTCATCACCGGAGAGAGCGGCACGGGCAAGGAGTTGATCGCCCGAGCGGTGCATCACAGCAGCTCGCGGGCGCGGGGCCCATTCGTGCCGGTGAACTGCGTGGCGATTCCAGCGGAGCTCGCGGAGTCCATGCTTTTCGGTCACATGAAGGGCTCCTTCACCGGAGCGGTGTCGGATCGCAAGGGCTGCTTCGAGCTGGCGGACGGCGGCACGCTCTTCCTCGACGAGATCGGTGACATGCCGTCGGGTCTGCAGGCGAAGCTGCTGCGCGTGCTCGAGGATGGCGAGATCACCCCGGTGGGCGCCGCTCGTTCGCGGAAGGTCGACGTGCGCGTGGTGGCGGCCACGAATGCGGAGCTCGACGAGAAGATTGCCGCCGGCGAGTTCCGGCAGGACCTCTATTTCCGGCTCGCGCGTTACACCGTCGAGATGCCGCCGCTGCGCGAGCGCATCGAGGACGTGCCCTTGCTGGCCGCGCATTTCCTGGGAGTCTTCGCCGACGAGATGGGCATGCCGCGACCCGAGCTTACGCCTGCCGCGCTCGCCCAACTCTCGGCCCACGCCTTTCCCGGCAATGTGAGGGAGCTCAAGAACATCATCGAGCGCGCGCTTATCGAGAGCCGCGGGCGGGCGATCGAGCCGGCGCATCTGCGGCTGGTGTCGACGCCGCCGCGGCGCGCTCCGATCATCGGGGACGTGGCGGCGGCGCCTTTGCCGGCCACGCCGCTGCCGCTCAATCTCGAGGCCGCGGAGCAGGCGCTCATCCAGCGCGCGCTTGCGGAAACCGAGGGCAACGTCGCCGAGGCCGCGCGGCTGCTCGGCGTGAACCGCAGTCGCATCTACCGGCGGTTTCAGCAGCCGGCCGGCTGAGCGCGCCATTGTTGCGGGTGTTGCGTGCGGCAACACGGGAAACAGGCGTGCATCGAAGAGAATGCGGACGTCGAATTTGCAGCATCTTGATAAGCAGGAGGTTGCGGCTTTTGCGGAAGCGTTGGCACAGGGCGTTCTCATTGGGGCGCTGCCATGAAAACCACGCTGCCACACCGAAGCCGTTTCACCGCGCTCGCTGCGCTCGCTGCCACCACCCTGCTCGCTTTGCCCACTCCTTCGTGGGCCGGCGTGCAGGATAAGACGCCGATCCCCGTGACCGAGCCCGAAAAGCCGAGCATCTTCCACGTGCTCTTCCAGAACCAGATCTCGAACTACTACATCACGCCTCGCGGCCTGATCGTGGAGGACGAGGGCCTCGTCTGGCAGCCGCTGCTGCTGCTCTTCGCGGACCTCTACAAGGGCGACGGCTGGCTGAACAACGTGAAGCTCACGCTCGGCACCTGGAACAGCATCCACACGAAGAAGTCCTCGAATCCGAACACGACCACGCCGTATTGGAACGAATTCGACTTCATCGCCGGCCTCAGCACGACCGTGTTCAAGGACTGGACGCTCAGCGCGACCTACCTGCTCTTCGTGAGTCCCGTCGATGACTACGAGCCGCCGAGCAACCTCGAGCTTCAGATCAGCTACACCGACCACTTCCTCGAGGGATTGACTCCCGGCATCGGCAAGGGATCGATCAATCCCTACGCGAAGCTCTTCCTCGAACTCGAGGACAAGGCGACTGTGTCGTCCACCGATTCGAGCTTCAACTTCGAGGTCGGCTTCGTTCCGAAGTTCACCTTCGATTTCTATCCCGTCAGCCTGGAGATTCCGACGTTCATTACCTTTCCGGGCAACGGATTCTATAGCGAGAATGGCGTTCCCGGCCTGATTTCGACTGGCTTGAAGGCGACCGTTCCGCTCAAATTCATCCCCAAGGAATATGGGTCGTGGAGTGTCTACGGGGGCTTGCAATACTATCACATCTACAACGACGGCATCGCGACGGGTAACACCTTCCTGCCTTCGCAATCCACGAACCGCGACCCCGTGCAGTTCTACGGCGGTATCACCCTTTTCTTCTAAGAAAGGAGATTCGAAATGAATGGGCGCTTCGTGGAAT
It encodes:
- a CDS encoding sigma-54 dependent transcriptional regulator, translated to MNPSDKILIVDDTPTNIRILTEALEPLGYEILAASNGEQGLKIAARSRPSLILLDVVMPDRDGYSVCRALKADEATREIPVLFVTAKEETRHVLKGFEAGAVDYIPKPFQVEEVAIRVENHLKISRLTRQLQERNAQLEAESARRRAVEADKHRVDERLELLGEQEAKRWGLGGFVGRSRLVREVLANIERLQAFPGTNVLITGESGTGKELIARAVHHSSSRARGPFVPVNCVAIPAELAESMLFGHMKGSFTGAVSDRKGCFELADGGTLFLDEIGDMPSGLQAKLLRVLEDGEITPVGAARSRKVDVRVVAATNAELDEKIAAGEFRQDLYFRLARYTVEMPPLRERIEDVPLLAAHFLGVFADEMGMPRPELTPAALAQLSAHAFPGNVRELKNIIERALIESRGRAIEPAHLRLVSTPPRRAPIIGDVAAAPLPATPLPLNLEAAEQALIQRALAETEGNVAEAARLLGVNRSRIYRRFQQPAG
- a CDS encoding CHASE domain-containing protein, producing MTSTLRKSLGAQIPALLALGLGITLSLAAAWWVHDWEQAEVRRSVIQEGQDRVEALQGQLLRSTEVLRAIESLYAARGEVSRKEFSEFVSGALARQPELQGLAWDPRVTEAERREVEARADADGLKAFRFIEQSPRGGMAPAGRRGEYFPVYFMEAQATNAPAMGFDVGSEKRRREALERARDTGLPAATAPIRLAQERGSQKGVLVFLPIYRGEPQTLEARRADLRGFAVAVFRIGDLVKGSLNAAASNGLAVRLFDGDEEIYRNGDGRSEGGWETTFDVAGRTWRIVFTPTAAFTGGRPVFWQGWAALAAGFVISGLLAVSLWGYGRRLRAGDEANRALRAEVAIRQRAESEAEAANRAKSEFLANMSHEIRTPLNAIAGYCQILLRNGALGAFQRDAVTTIASSSDHLLHLINEILDLSKIDAGRMEVSEGDFDLAGMVTELKGMFQPPCEDKLLGLRMEGLEGRSRVALHGDSGKLRQVLINLLGNAVKFTERGCITLRVSEGPEDRWSFEVEDTGPGIPEDIQGRIFQPFQQGENAGGRGGTGLGLAIARRQVELLGGALAVSSAADRGSRFSFTLRLPAAVGEEAATENAVEHLAPGYEVRAAVVDDIRENREVLSTMLAMVGCEIVLAENGRQAVEVVRASRPDIVFMDMRLPEMDGLEATRQIVAEFGGSGIKIVATSASALDHERNRYLEAGCDDFVAKPFRAERIFGSLKALLGVEFVRSEASRKEADAPPLDLAQIVLPEDLSARLVMAAELHSATVVKNCLKELEELGPNGSRLAGHLRGFLASYDMETIQRVVAQVPIEESA